The sequence below is a genomic window from Salminus brasiliensis chromosome 6, fSalBra1.hap2, whole genome shotgun sequence.
attttattttaatattgcaatatatattaCAGTAAACAATATTGTAATGTCAGTTTCTTCCAATATTTTACAGCACATATTTCACCTTGTGGACCAGTCTGTCTTTTTACATGGTAAATAAGtcatttgttttgctttgtCTTTCCAGGTGAGAATTACAAGACTGAGGGTTATGTCGTAACACCCAACACCATGAACTTGCTGAAACAGCACCTGGAAATTACTGGTGGACAGGTGTGTGTTGAGAGTGGGTTGGTGAACATGACTTGTATGACTTAACTCCTTCTGAAAGTATTGGTAATGTTAATCTCATCCCTTTTACTTTTTCTGTTGCTGTTGTTATGTAGGTCCGGACGCGGTTTCCACCTGAACCCAACGGCATCCTCCACATAGGCCATGCCAAGGCCATTAACTTCAACTTTGGTTATGCCAAGGTACTGCAGTTACTTTTACCATGTATAACAGTTGGATTCAGCTTTTTCCATGCtgatttctctctgtctccctttaTAGGCAAATAATGGAATCTGCTTCCTGCGGTATGATGACACAAAcccagagaaagaggaggagaagtaTTTCACTGCCATCAAAGACATGGTAGAGTGGCTGGGTGAGTCCTCACAAGCTTCTTTCTATGCTGGACATGTCTACATGTCTGTGAGGTTACACAATTTTCCTTTCCTATCGCCAAGTGTAGTCAATCAGAGAAGACGTGCTTGGCATTTTTACATTTGAGCTTTTTTTGTGATCCTAGTCCATTTTCCAAACAACATTTGTAGGTATAAAAGCTATTTTTATGCCCAGGAGGGGTCCAGAATGCTTATCTCTGGTCCATCTGAAAGCAGCGATCTGGGGCATTTTGGCATGTTACTCCCTGTAGAGTTTTGtaactttttcttttgtttgttttttgcttggTTAATTGAATCGGTTGGTTACATTTTGCTGTGGTTCTTTGTGTCTCTGCTACTTAGGCTATAAGCCTTATGCTGTCACTCATGCCTCCGACAACTTCCAGCAGCTTTATGAACTCGCTGTTGAACTCATCCGTAGGTGAGCAGGCAGGCCAgcgtgcacacacatgcacacacgaaCACGAGCACACACAATGACCCAAGAAAAACAAATTAGACAtgctgagccacttggagccaacctttgttttttttaacatatttaaacatttagacatttgatcttcacttgAACAGTTATATAAtgtaactaaacacatacaactgaagcAATGTCTAAGaataatttgtaaaaatgtaatttctattaattacattgtaTTATTTACAATGTAATTTGCTTGTGAGGAAAACTTTAtcacaattactactactactacttcttacAACGGCTACAATTAGAATCAGGTTCAGCatatctttattaaaaaaagatatgTAAACAATTATAACTGAACTATTgctcaaaataataaatgtgcTGCAGGGGTCATGCGTACGTGTGTCACCAGCGTGGAGAAGAGCTGAAGGGCCACAACGCTCCACCCTCGCCCTGGAGAGACCGGCCGGCAGAGGAGTCTCTGGTGCTGTTTGAAAGGATGAAGAAGGGCTTGTTTTCTGAGGGTGAAGCCACACTCAGAATGAAGATGGTCATGGAGGACGGCAAGATGGACCCAGTGGCTTACCGCATCAAATACACACCTCACCACAGGACCGGAGATACCTGGTAGGAACACACATTGGCACACATCTTCATCCTTTCTTAGAAGGGTAGACTTTTGTTAAGCTTTTtatttccctctgtctctgcaGGTGTATATACCCTACATATGACTACACCCACTGCCTGTGTGACTCCATCGAACACATCACACACTCGCTCTGCACCAAAGAGTTCCAGGCCAGGTACTGAAAGAATTCGTATGTACAAGAACTGCCTGGTACGTAGACTACCTGTAAGGTTCCAGCACATCCGACTACTCAGCGAGCAGGTTATAAACCAGAGGgattgatatttatttatttatttattttatgaatctTACAGATACAACCacaccaaaaacaaaaataccCTACCAAATGCATTTCAAAGACCAGTCTACAGGCCTGAACAACAGCATCCAGCTAAATAATAAGCTGCAATACACtaaattattatatactatattaaataaatgtagcacAGAAAAACCTGCACCGTTTGGGGCTCCCTGAAGACCCTAAAGTTTGAGGACTGCTGGCTTAGATTACCTAGTCTGCAGAACTGGCACTCTGTACTGAAGAATCTCTTGTTCAGtatgtttgtctctctctgcttgTCAGGCGGTCATCATATTTCTGGTTGTGTAATGTTCTGGATGTGTACTGCCCTGTGCAGTGGGAGTATGGCCGACTTAACCTCACCTACACGGTTGTCTCCAAGAGGAAGATCATCAAGCTGGTGGAGACGGGCGCTGTCCGGTAAGACTTTTAGCTACTGCTTATTCCATTGGATCTCTCTAATTTCATAGCTTTCATAGCTTGCCTAATTATCTAGGTctgtccctttctctctcactttcttacTATGTCTCTGTCACTTTATCCCTCTCTCACTTCTAAGGAAACAGTTCAGTGTATCATGAACTCTTATGCTGTCTGATTTGATGACATTATTATAGTTTTGTGCAAACGTTTTAGGCGCCTCTGACAATTAGACTGAAAAAGctttatgtgtgtttgtttgttcagtGCACTAATGAGTGTTTGTTATATTTCTCAGAGACTGGGACGACCCACGGCTCTTCACTCTGACCGCTCTCAGGAGACGTGGCTTCCCCCCTCAGGCCATCAACAACTTCTGTGCACGGGTAAGAAAGAActgacttgttttttttctgccaaATAGATAAACACTCCTTTTGACCGCAGAGACATCATTCTTCTCACGTTTCCTTTTTTATGAAGGTTGGTGTAACTGTTGCCCAGACGACCATGGAGCCCCACCTGTTGGAGgcgtgtgtgagagaggtgCTTAATGACACTGCCCCAAGAGCCATGGCGGTCCTGGAACCTCTCAAAGTTACCATCACCAATCTGCCTGCCAATGCACAGGTACTTTACACCACGCCTACAGACTACATGCTTCATACATATCCGTATATTCATGTTATGCTCATCATAAAGATATGACACCGCACACCGCACACAATTCAGCAGAGCTGAATTGTTTTGCTGGTAGCCGGCCATTGTGGGagctatatatgtgtgtgtacccCAAGATGACGGCCTGGGGTAGCTTTTCCTCTGTTAATGGTCCCTCTTCCATTGCAGCTTAAGTTTGCATTGCTTCATTGATATCCATTAATATATTTTGCACCGCCTCTCTGATGTATGTTTTCTGTTCATATGTGCAGTCTTGTTCACCATGTGATTTAAACAAAGCAATAAGTACATGGATGTGATCCCTAAACAGTCAAGCTTCACTAAGTCTACACAGTGAACTTCTCAGTGTGAAATCTTCCGTACTGTAGAATTGCGTGGGTTGGCGGTGGTTAGAAGACTGCACTATCATTGACTACCAGCCTGTAAGAATGAGTGCTGCAAGTGACAAAACAAGGACTCACCACTCCAAGACATGCACTACACTAATTTTAGACCCTTTCAACAAAGTAAATGACTGATTCGGGCAATAGTCCATGAGAGAGCACTCTGTATGTGCAGCAGAGTGTGGAGTTTAACAAGCATCCTGCAGGCAACTGCAAAGGTACCTTGAAATATACAGTATGctccatttccatttttttgtgGGTCACATAATATGATTTGGGATTTTGAGTACTTATTTATGACTCAAACTACATGTGTGTCTGATACCTTAACATTTGCAAGTTTTGTCTGTACTGATGTATCATactaatatgtgtatatatatgtatatatatactaatgtatattaatatatatttattctgtttcttttatttCCCCTCAGACGGAGGTTCGTATTCCAGACTTCCCTGCTGATGAAACCAAAGGTAGCCATGTTGTTTCCTTCTCCAAAACCATCTTCATCGAGCAAAGTGACTTTAGAGAGGTAAGTACATAACACTCAGAGAAGCACTGTAAAAACGCAGCTTATGTAGATCTCTCTGTCTTTACAAGttatattttgtgttgtgtgaaCCTGCTTGCTACTTGCTTATGTTAAATGTTAATCTGGTCAAACTCTTTGCAGGTAATGGAGAAAGGTTATAAACGTCTGACTCCTGATCAGCCAGTTGGCCTGAGGCACGCGGGATACATAATCTCTGTGCAGCGCGTCATCAAGGTGAGCCGTTAAAGGAAGTGTtatatgtatttgtgtttcCTGTGAGACCTTTCATCCATCTCTGCAGATTAAGCTGGTGTTTCTAGTCCTGCATTCCTCACTTTTTGGAGATTCCTGACTAAATGAGTTCtgctttctttttctgcttctgaACTGCTGTTCTTCTGACAGGATGGCAGCGGTAAAgtggtggagctggaggtgACCTGTGCCAGCTCGGACTCTGCTGAAAAACCTAAAGCCTTTATCCACTGGGTCAGCCAGCCGCTGCAGTGCGAAGTGCGCCTCTACGAACGGCTGTAAGTGcttgagtgtgcatgtgtgagagtAAATATTTATTACAGATCAGTGTATTCAGTCTAAATGATGAACACACAACCATAAAAGCCTGtggcaaacaaaaacagctctATAATCTTGCTCatttctaatattatattagcCCTACGCCAATATACATTAACATTTTTGACCAATCCAGGTTAAACATGGACATACATCCTTGAATGGAGAAGTTTTGCAGTGACTCTTAAAATGAAGAGCTCTTggagctgctgccactgttttccATTCAAAACTACTTGAATGAATGAACAAGTTGTCAAGTTGTTGatgatgtttgtttttccttGCCAAATTGGTCCCAAACTGATTATTATGTTGCCGGTTATTTAGACTGATCTAAGCTTCAGTTCTGCACCTAAAGGCCTAACTAACAGGCGTGCAGGCTTGGCTATTACTAAAGGACAAAAAATACAGACACAGGCAGTCTGTATTTGTATCTTGTGGttgttggtgtttgttttttgaagaCCTAAAAATTCATGATCATTAAACAAATTATGAccaaagccacacacacatccaataAATGGCTGCAATCCATGTAGGACGCAGGCGACACTTAATATGAATGAATTATATTGTGTAATCATTGCTAGTTTTGTTTATACATCTGTGTGTACAAATCTATATTTCTTTCATCAGCTTCCTCCACAAAAACCCAGAGGACTCCGCTGAAGTGCCTGGTGGCTTTCTGAGTGACATCAACCCTGTGAGTGTTTTTAGTTTGGTAGTGTGCTATAATTGCTATGTACTGGTCATTGGACATGCTCATGCTAATTCTGATTCTTTGTTTTCATAGCCTGTTCTAGTAACAAAACACTGCTGTATTCAGCCAgctgacatttacatttttctacTTCCCAGAACTCCTTGCAAGTGGTTAAAAGTGCCTTAGTAGACCGCTCAGTGAGCAAGGCCAAAGTCTTTGATAAATTCCAGTTTGAGAGAGTGGGTTATTTCTCTGTGGACCCAGATAGCACAGCAGATAAGGTAAGCCTAAGCACACCCAAGTACAAGCATGCTGTCTGCATTTCTACTTAGgcagagtgttattaatatagtaataaGAAAAATTCAATGGACTTTTAACTACATTCAAAAGCAAATCTTGTTTTTTCCCAGATGGTTTTCAACAGGACTGTTACCCTCAAGGAGGACCCAGGAAAGATCTGATAGACCAGAGGAGGAGAAGCTGGACTTCTATAGCCAACGAGAAATGAGCAACATCTTTGTGTATGCTGGATATGTCACTGTGCTTAAGGGGCATAGAGGGAATGTACACGCCTAT
It includes:
- the qars1 gene encoding glutamine--tRNA ligase, producing the protein MADSVALFTSIGLSEQKAKETLKNEALSSALKDTIVQAQQLLGSTNIDKAMGTLLYSMASRLRDTSRLAFLTEYIVKRKITTDLQLSAALDYVKSHPQNPLDQKAFETACGVGVVVTPEQIEDAVELIIRKHKEQLLAERYRFNMGILMGEARAALKWADGKIVKNEVDMQVLHHLGPKTEADLEKKPKAAKPKAPEKEKEQQDTAMNGEVKMEGKSLMEQLRGEALKFHKPGENYKTEGYVVTPNTMNLLKQHLEITGGQVRTRFPPEPNGILHIGHAKAINFNFGYAKANNGICFLRYDDTNPEKEEEKYFTAIKDMVEWLGYKPYAVTHASDNFQQLYELAVELIRRGHAYVCHQRGEELKGHNAPPSPWRDRPAEESLVLFERMKKGLFSEGEATLRMKMVMEDGKMDPVAYRIKYTPHHRTGDTWCIYPTYDYTHCLCDSIEHITHSLCTKEFQARRSSYFWLCNVLDVYCPVQWEYGRLNLTYTVVSKRKIIKLVETGAVRDWDDPRLFTLTALRRRGFPPQAINNFCARVGVTVAQTTMEPHLLEACVREVLNDTAPRAMAVLEPLKVTITNLPANAQTEVRIPDFPADETKGSHVVSFSKTIFIEQSDFREVMEKGYKRLTPDQPVGLRHAGYIISVQRVIKDGSGKVVELEVTCASSDSAEKPKAFIHWVSQPLQCEVRLYERLFLHKNPEDSAEVPGGFLSDINPNSLQVVKSALVDRSVSKAKVFDKFQFERVGYFSVDPDSTADKMVFNRTVTLKEDPGKI